From Drosophila suzukii unplaced genomic scaffold, CBGP_Dsuzu_IsoJpt1.0 scf_4, whole genome shotgun sequence, a single genomic window includes:
- the LOC139354873 gene encoding uncharacterized protein, with product MSTSTIRSKVDEAIKQEVVLKIEPNVRIRTPIHALSESVVKKFKELPLSDERFHRPATISLILGADVYPKVIQPGFHMVDEGLPVAQKTVYGWILSGACTQA from the coding sequence ATGTCCACGTCGACGATTCGgtcgaaggtcgacgaggccatcaagcaggaggtggtcctcaagatcgagccgaacgtgcgcatccgcacccccatccatgcgctcagtgagagcgtcgtcAAGAAGTttaaggagctaccgctcTCGGATGAGCGTTTCCATCGGCCAGCCACTATTTCCTTGATCCTGggcgcggacgtctacccgaaggtgatacagccgggcttccacatggtcgacgagggactgccagtagcccagaagacggtgtaCGGGTGGATCCtctccggcgcctgtacgcaggcttaA